One genomic segment of Salinigranum rubrum includes these proteins:
- the ilvC gene encoding ketol-acid reductoisomerase produces MSDANADTEFTIDVYYDDDADRSQIDDKTVAVLGYGSQGHAHAQNLADSGVDVVVGLREDSSSRDAAESDGLRVATPVEAAAQADIVSVLVPDTVQPSVFEDIKGELEPGNTLQFAHGFNIHYNQIQPPEDVDVTMIAPKSPGHLVRRNYENGEGTPGLLAVYQDATGTAKQEALAYAHAIGCTRAGVVETTFREETETDLFGEQAVLCGGIASLIKQGYETLVDAGYSKEMAYFECLNEMKLIVDLMYEGGLGAMWGSVSDTAEFGGLTRGDRIIDEHARANMEAVLEEVQSGEFAQEWITENQANRPKYWQLRAQEENHEIEEVGARLRGLFAWAEEDEETEDESEDERITLSE; encoded by the coding sequence ATGTCAGACGCAAACGCAGACACCGAGTTCACCATCGACGTCTACTACGACGACGACGCGGATCGCTCACAGATCGACGACAAGACGGTCGCCGTCCTCGGCTACGGCAGCCAGGGTCACGCCCACGCGCAGAACCTCGCCGACTCCGGGGTCGACGTGGTCGTCGGCCTCCGCGAGGACTCCTCGTCCCGAGACGCCGCCGAGTCGGACGGCCTCCGGGTCGCGACGCCGGTCGAGGCCGCCGCACAGGCGGACATCGTCTCCGTGCTCGTACCCGACACCGTCCAGCCGTCGGTGTTCGAGGACATCAAAGGGGAACTGGAGCCCGGAAACACCCTCCAGTTCGCCCACGGCTTCAACATCCACTACAACCAGATTCAGCCGCCAGAAGACGTCGACGTGACGATGATCGCGCCGAAGTCGCCGGGGCACCTCGTCCGCCGGAACTACGAGAACGGCGAGGGGACGCCCGGCCTGCTGGCGGTGTACCAGGACGCGACCGGCACGGCGAAGCAGGAGGCACTGGCGTACGCTCACGCCATCGGCTGCACCCGTGCGGGCGTCGTCGAAACGACGTTCAGAGAGGAGACCGAGACGGACCTCTTCGGCGAGCAGGCCGTCCTCTGTGGCGGCATCGCCTCGCTCATCAAGCAGGGCTACGAGACGCTCGTGGACGCGGGCTACTCGAAGGAGATGGCGTACTTCGAGTGCCTCAACGAGATGAAGCTCATCGTCGACCTGATGTACGAGGGCGGTCTCGGCGCGATGTGGGGTTCGGTCTCCGACACGGCCGAGTTCGGCGGCCTCACCCGCGGCGACCGCATCATCGACGAGCACGCCCGCGCGAACATGGAGGCGGTCCTCGAAGAGGTTCAGTCCGGGGAGTTCGCCCAGGAGTGGATCACGGAGAACCAGGCCAACCGGCCGAAGTACTGGCAACTCCGCGCCCAGGAGGAGAACCACGAAATCGAGGAGGTCGGCGCGCGCCTCCGCGGCCTGTTCGCGTGGGCCGAAGAGGACGAGGAGACCGAAGACGAGTCCGAGGACGAGCGGATCACACTGAGCGAGTAA
- the ilvN gene encoding acetolactate synthase small subunit produces MSSEHTPENQASRAEDTHRRGLKGPSPEERPHPEGRRNSQGIRIDPEVEAEPEVREAVLSALVLNEPGVLARASGLFARRQFNIESLTVGTTQNEEYSRITLVVKEPEPGIEQAKKQLEKLVPVISVTELTEDAVRRELALIKVDGDHPDQIAAVADMYDGTVVDASAEAITVEVTGTNKTIENALDTFERFGVREIVRTGTAALEAGANATAKHWPDD; encoded by the coding sequence ATGAGTTCCGAACACACACCCGAGAACCAGGCGTCGAGAGCGGAGGACACGCACCGGCGCGGCCTGAAGGGGCCGTCGCCCGAGGAGCGCCCCCACCCCGAGGGACGGCGCAACTCCCAGGGCATCCGCATCGACCCCGAAGTCGAGGCCGAGCCCGAGGTGCGCGAGGCGGTGCTCTCCGCACTGGTGCTCAACGAGCCGGGCGTCCTCGCCCGCGCGTCCGGGCTCTTCGCCCGCCGCCAGTTCAACATCGAGTCGCTCACCGTCGGGACCACCCAGAACGAGGAGTACTCGCGCATCACGCTGGTGGTCAAAGAGCCCGAGCCGGGCATCGAACAGGCGAAGAAACAGCTGGAGAAGCTCGTGCCGGTCATCTCGGTGACCGAACTCACCGAGGACGCGGTTCGACGGGAGCTAGCGCTCATCAAGGTCGACGGCGACCACCCCGACCAGATCGCCGCCGTCGCGGACATGTACGACGGAACGGTCGTCGACGCGAGCGCCGAGGCCATCACCGTCGAGGTGACGGGCACCAACAAGACCATCGAGAACGCGCTGGACACGTTCGAGCGCTTCGGCGTCCGCGAAATCGTCCGCACGGGGACGGCCGCGCTCGAAGCGGGCGCGAACGCGACGGCGAAGCACTGGCCGGACGACTGA
- the ilvB gene encoding biosynthetic-type acetolactate synthase large subunit: MSERATPTPEADDSTSESAEAGEQPRTDEQRTEAEVEERPVTTGASSVVRALENAGVEAAFGVQGGAIMPVYDALYDSSIRHVMMAHEQGASHAADAYGVVKGEPGVCLATSGPGATNLVTGLADANMDSDAVLALTGQVPSDMVGSDAFQETDTIGVTSPVTKHNYFAGDADTVGDTVGEAFALAGMGRPGPTLVDLPKDITQAETGRDPGPARPPKTYNPQMEADTQDVKVAARAIENAEKPVLLFGGGVIKANATETARKFAIDHGIPVVTTMPGIGSFPEDHDLCLSWAGMHGTGYANMAITHTDLLIAVGTRFDDRLTGGVDTFAPEAEVVHIDIDPAEISKNVHADYPLVGDAGRVIDQVDARMEHSPDAREWREQCIQWKEEYPMDYAAPSDEPVKPQFVVEAFDEATPDDTIVTTGVGQHQMWASQYWTYREPRTWVSSHGLGTMGYGLPAAIGARLAADQMGDEDRTVICFDGDGSFLMTMQELSVAVRENMDITVAVLNNEYIGMVRQWQDAFYEGRRMAAEYNWCPEFDRLAEAFGARGWRVDDYDQVAEAIEEALAYDGPSVIDFHIDPAENVYPMVASGAPNGLFALSEDQL; encoded by the coding sequence ATGAGCGAACGTGCGACACCGACACCCGAAGCGGACGACTCCACGTCGGAGTCGGCCGAGGCGGGAGAACAGCCACGAACGGACGAACAGCGAACCGAAGCCGAGGTCGAAGAGCGACCGGTCACGACCGGCGCGTCGTCGGTCGTCCGCGCTCTCGAGAACGCGGGCGTCGAGGCGGCGTTCGGCGTGCAGGGCGGCGCCATCATGCCCGTCTACGACGCGCTGTACGACTCGTCGATCAGGCACGTGATGATGGCTCACGAGCAGGGCGCGTCGCACGCGGCGGACGCGTACGGCGTCGTCAAGGGCGAACCGGGCGTCTGCCTCGCCACGTCGGGGCCGGGCGCGACCAACCTCGTCACCGGCCTCGCGGACGCGAACATGGACTCCGACGCCGTCCTCGCGCTCACCGGCCAGGTGCCGAGCGACATGGTCGGCTCCGACGCGTTCCAGGAGACCGACACCATCGGCGTCACCTCGCCGGTGACGAAGCACAACTACTTCGCCGGCGACGCCGACACCGTCGGCGACACCGTCGGCGAGGCGTTCGCCCTCGCCGGTATGGGTCGGCCGGGGCCGACGCTCGTCGACCTCCCGAAGGACATCACGCAGGCCGAGACGGGCCGCGACCCCGGCCCGGCGCGTCCGCCGAAGACGTACAACCCGCAGATGGAGGCGGACACCCAGGACGTGAAGGTCGCGGCGCGCGCCATCGAGAACGCCGAGAAGCCCGTCCTGCTGTTCGGCGGCGGCGTCATCAAGGCCAACGCGACCGAGACCGCCCGAAAGTTCGCCATCGACCACGGCATCCCCGTGGTGACGACGATGCCCGGTATCGGGAGCTTCCCCGAGGACCACGACCTCTGTCTGTCGTGGGCCGGGATGCACGGGACCGGCTACGCGAACATGGCCATCACCCACACCGACCTCCTCATCGCGGTCGGGACGCGGTTCGACGACCGTCTCACCGGTGGCGTCGACACGTTCGCGCCCGAGGCGGAAGTCGTCCACATCGACATCGACCCCGCCGAGATATCGAAGAACGTCCACGCGGACTACCCGCTCGTCGGCGACGCCGGTCGCGTCATCGACCAGGTCGACGCGCGCATGGAGCACTCGCCCGACGCCCGCGAGTGGCGCGAGCAGTGCATCCAGTGGAAAGAGGAGTACCCGATGGACTACGCGGCGCCGTCGGACGAACCCGTCAAGCCGCAGTTCGTCGTCGAGGCGTTCGACGAGGCCACCCCGGACGACACCATCGTCACCACGGGCGTGGGCCAGCACCAGATGTGGGCCTCCCAGTACTGGACCTACCGCGAGCCGCGGACGTGGGTCTCCTCGCACGGGCTGGGGACGATGGGCTACGGCCTCCCGGCCGCCATCGGCGCCCGCCTCGCCGCGGACCAGATGGGCGACGAGGACCGGACCGTGATCTGCTTCGACGGCGACGGCTCGTTCCTGATGACGATGCAGGAGCTCTCCGTGGCCGTGCGCGAGAACATGGACATCACCGTCGCCGTGTTGAACAACGAGTACATCGGGATGGTCCGCCAGTGGCAGGACGCCTTCTACGAGGGGCGCCGCATGGCCGCCGAGTACAACTGGTGTCCCGAGTTCGACCGGCTGGCCGAGGCCTTCGGGGCACGCGGCTGGCGAGTCGACGACTACGACCAGGTCGCAGAGGCCATCGAGGAGGCGCTGGCGTACGACGGGCCGAGCGTGATCGACTTCCACATCGACCCCGCGGAGAACGTCTACCCGATGGTCGCCTCGGGCGCGCCCAACGGGCTGTTCGCACTCTCGGAGGACCAGCTGTAA
- a CDS encoding LeuA family protein, which produces MCTRLQCPTTWTWRTLRRDPRRVEFFQGTLETTSEIETVRIFDTTLRDGEQSPRTSFSYDEKREIAALLDAMGTHVIEAGFPVNSDAEFEAVRDIADASRTTTCGLARVVDKDVEAALDSGVDMVHVFVSTSDVQLQDSMHASREEAVERAVKSVRRVKDAGVECMFSPMDATRTEKAFLFEVIEAVSQEDVDWINIPDTCGVCTPTRMANLIGEIVEVTDASIDVHAHDDFGLATANAMAGFEAGATQAQVSVNGIGERAGNAAYEEVVMSAESLYGVDTGIETQRITELSRVVEAASDIPVPQNKPVVGRNAFSHESGIHAAGVLENASTFEPGVMTPEMVGASREFVLGKHTGTHSVRKRLSDAGYEPTDAQVREITRRVKDYGAEKQRVTMTELERFADEVGVDHVDEEEEEVRA; this is translated from the coding sequence ATATGTACACGACTACAATGTCCAACAACATGGACGTGGAGGACACTTCGTCGGGATCCCCGGCGGGTCGAGTTCTTCCAGGGCACACTGGAAACCACATCTGAGATCGAGACGGTACGGATTTTCGACACGACGCTCCGCGACGGTGAGCAGTCGCCACGCACTTCGTTCTCGTACGACGAGAAACGCGAGATAGCGGCGCTGCTCGACGCGATGGGGACGCACGTCATCGAGGCGGGCTTCCCCGTGAACTCGGACGCCGAGTTCGAGGCAGTCAGAGACATCGCGGACGCCTCGCGGACGACGACGTGTGGGTTGGCCCGCGTCGTCGACAAGGACGTCGAGGCGGCACTGGACTCCGGTGTCGACATGGTGCACGTGTTCGTGTCCACCAGCGACGTCCAGTTGCAGGACTCGATGCACGCCTCCCGCGAGGAGGCCGTCGAGCGCGCCGTCAAGAGCGTCCGACGCGTCAAAGACGCCGGCGTGGAGTGCATGTTCTCGCCGATGGACGCCACCCGGACGGAGAAGGCGTTCCTCTTCGAGGTCATCGAGGCCGTGTCGCAAGAAGACGTCGACTGGATCAACATCCCCGACACCTGTGGGGTCTGTACGCCGACCCGGATGGCGAACCTCATCGGCGAGATCGTCGAGGTCACCGACGCTAGCATCGACGTGCACGCGCACGACGACTTCGGCCTCGCCACCGCGAACGCGATGGCCGGGTTCGAAGCCGGCGCGACGCAGGCGCAGGTGTCGGTGAACGGCATCGGCGAGCGCGCGGGCAACGCCGCGTACGAGGAGGTCGTCATGTCCGCGGAGTCCCTCTATGGAGTGGACACCGGCATCGAGACCCAGCGCATCACGGAACTGTCCAGAGTCGTCGAGGCGGCCAGCGACATCCCGGTGCCGCAGAACAAGCCCGTCGTCGGACGCAACGCCTTCTCCCACGAGAGCGGCATCCACGCCGCGGGCGTGCTGGAGAACGCGAGCACGTTCGAGCCGGGCGTGATGACCCCCGAGATGGTCGGCGCCTCCCGGGAGTTCGTCCTCGGCAAGCACACGGGCACCCACTCCGTCCGCAAGCGCCTCTCGGACGCGGGCTACGAGCCGACGGACGCCCAGGTGAGAGAGATCACCCGGCGCGTCAAAGACTACGGCGCGGAGAAACAGCGCGTCACGATGACCGAGTTGGAGCGGTTCGCCGACGAAGTCGGCGTCGACCACGTCGACGAGGAAGAAGAGGAGGTCAGAGCGTAG